One Eubacterium sp. AB3007 genomic window, CCCTGGCGACAAGATTCTCACCACGGACTGGTTCTGGGGGCCATATAAGACGGTAGCTGCAGAGATGAGCAGAGGGCTGGATACCTTTGCGCTGTACAATGAACAGCGGACCTTCAACCTAGAGGCATTCCGGGACAAGGTACAGTCACTGCTTAAGGTGCAGGATCGTTTGGTGATCATCCTGAACACACCGGCCCAGAATCCTACAGGATACTCCCTGACGGACAGTGATTGGCACGGCGTGGTCTCTATCCTGGCTGATCAGGATCCGTCCAAACGCATCGCGCTGGTGGTGGATACCGCCTATATCGATTTTGCGGGTGACGAGGAGGAATACCGGTCCTTCCTGCCCATTCTGGAGGAACTGCCGGCTAACGTGCTGCCCATCATCGCCTTCAGCCTGTCCAAGACCTTTACGATGTATGGTCTGCGTTGCGGTGCGCTGATTTGCCTTGCTCCATACGAGGAGATCGCCGACGAGTTCGTCCGGGTCTGTGAGTTCTCTGCCCGCGGTGCCTGGTCCAACGCCCCCAAGGCCGGACAAAGCCTTGTGGCCAACATCTTCGATGATCCCGCGCTGCTGGCGCGTGTCACGGAGGAGCGCGCTGAGATCCGAAAGCTGCTGCTTGATCGGGCCCATGCCCTGGAGGAGGCCGCTGCAGAAGCCGGAATGGATATGTTGCCCTATGATGGCGGTTTCTTCGTTGCCATTCCCTGCAGCGATCCGGCTGCTGCAAGTGCAGAACTGGAGAAAGATGGGATCTTCCTGGTGCCGCTGGCCAAGGGTCTGCGTGTCTCTGTAGCGTCCATCTCTGAGGAGAAGTGCCGCAAGGTACCCGCCAAGGTGGTGGAAGTGTTCCAGAAACTGGGACTGTAGAATACCTTTTCTGAAAAAGGCTGATGCCCTTAGCATTCTCACGCTTAGGGCACCAGCCTTATTATCTGACTCTTACTATTTAGCCGATTAATGGGACTGCATACAACAGCACTGCGATCACGCAGGCGGCGGCCACGATCCTCTTCCATAGTTTGTATTCCCGATCCATGCGGGCACCTTCCTCTGCAGAAGGTGTCTCTGCCTGCATGATATAATCGTCCAGTTTCTCTCCCTCGCCGGGGCCGTAGACCTTCTGGCAGATATAGAATACCACCAGTCCGACTACGCACCAGATCACGCCCGTAACGATGGCGTATCGATCCAGCTGTGTCAGCATAATGAAATAGATCAGGATGCTCACCGGTACGCCGATCTCAATAAGCGGTGCCTTGTAGGGGCGGTCAAGCTCCGGATGCCGCTTCCGCAGTCCAAGTGCAGCCGCGATTCCAATAATATAGTAGAACAAGTCTGCAAACAGGCTGACCGATGCTACGAAGTTGATGGGGTATGCCACCAGGATCAGGGACAGGATCCCCAGGAACAGAATCGAAACATACGGGGTCTGATACTTCGGATGCAGTTTCGCAAAAAACTTAGGCATCGCACCTTCTCTGGCCATTGCATACAGATAACGTGGCGGGACGGCGATGCTGGCGTTCAGTGTCGAGAAATCACCGCCCAGGGAGATCCCCAGCGCAAGGAGGGCCATGGGAAGTCCCAGAATCCCTGCGGCCTGCATGGCGTCAGCAAACGGAGCATCCGCGGAGGCCAGGTCCGCTACATTTGCGACCGGTGTGATCCCCACCAGGAACCACTGGAACAAAGCATTCACCGCGAACACGATAAACGGGGACAGCGCCAGCGCACGAGGGATGTTGATCTGTGGATAACGGATCTCCTCGCCCATGGCACAGCAGGTCTCAAACCCGGCGAAGCACCACCAGATCATGGCCACGCAGCCGATGAAGCCCCATGCGCTCATGTTCTGCATGTTCTCCGGCAATACCACGTAACTGGGGAGTTGGATGTTTGGGATCATGGCGATGAACCAGATGATGGCCACCCCCCAGAAGAAGAACATAAAACCATTCTGAAGTTTACCGGTCATCTCGGTCCCACGGACATTGGTGATGATGAAGATCACGATGGGGATCATGGCCAGCAGTACGTCGCTGATGGGAAGTTCCACACCGAAAGCCCGGAACAGGGTTTTGAAATAGAAGGCGAATGCCAGGGCCTCGCCGCTGGTCACCGCAATGAGCGAGGCGATGAAGTTCCAGCCTGCCAGCATCCCGGCGGCCTTGCCCAATCCCAGGTGCGCATATTTATAGGTGCCGCCGGCATAGGGCAGCGCCGCACCCATTTCTCCATAAAGTCTGGCAGGGTACACGCTGATCAGCATGGCGATGAATGTCGCCAGCACCACCGCAGAGCCCATCAGACCCACGATCTGTGCGCCAGTCGTAAACAATCCGACGCCGATCACGGTACCTACCGTAATCGTAACAGCCTCTCTCATGCCGAAAGATCTCTTCAGCACCAGATGGTCTCCATTTTCTTTGTTCATATTCTCTCCTTTCTCTCTCTTCCCACGATTACATCCGTTTCTCCGCAGCCAGAGCATGCCCCATCAGGCCTTCTCCTTTGGCCATGCGGTTCACTAGCGGCGCAATGCCGCGGGATGCTTCCGGGGTCATCCACTGGGAAGTGCAGACCTTCAGGAAGGTGCCTGCCCAGACTCCGCCGGTATAGCGGGCAGCCCGTACCGTCGGCAGAGTGTGGTTGGTTCCGGAAGCGTAGTCGCCGAAGACTTCTGCCGTGTTTCCGCCCAGGAACAGGGACCCGTAGTTCACCAGATCTTCCAGGATCTTCTCCGGCTCTGCCACGTTCACCTCCAGGTGCTCCGGTGCCAGGTCGTTGGCGATGGTGACCGCCTCGGCCAGATCGTCCAGCACCAGCACTTCACCGTAGTCGTCCCAGGACTGGCGGGCGATGCCTGCCGTCTCCAATGTCTCAAGTTCTGCCTCCACTGCGGCGATGGTAGACTTTGCAAGTTCTTCGCTGGTGGTCAGCAGGAATCCCTTGGCGTTGGGGTCGTGCTCGCACTGCGCTAGCAGATCTGCCGCCAGCACTTCTGGGGATGCGCACTCGTCTGCGATCACCAAGACCTCGCTGGGGCCTGCGATGAAATCGATGCCGATCTGTCCGTAGCACTGGCGCTTGGCCTCTGCCACGAACTGGTTGCCCGGACCAACGATCATGTCCACCGGCTTGATCTCTTCCGTTCCGTAGGAGAATGCGGCAATGGCCTGAGCGCCACCCACGGTGTAGATCTCATCCGCACCAGCCAGATCCATAGCCACCAAAGTCTTGTAGTGGATGCTGGCAGTACCGTGGACCACAGGAGCTGTGGCGCAGACACGATTGACACCGGCAACCTTGGCCGGGGTGATCAGCATCAGTGCCGTGGAGAACAATGGATAGCTGCCTCCGGGCACATAGCAACAGCAGGATGACACGGGGATGATCCGGTGTCCCAGGTGGATCCCCGGTGTGGGACAAAAGTCCTTGATAGGGGACAAAGCCTCTTTCTGTGCGTTCGCAAAGGCCTCGATATTGGCCTTCGCCTCCTTCAGGTCTGCGATCTCTTGCTCAGTCATTCTGGCATAGGCGGCCTCGATCTCCTCATGGCTGACGCGGAAGGTCTCCCTGTCGGAATCGTCAAAACGCCGGCTATACTCGTGGAGAGCCGCGTCCCCATTCTCACATACGTTGTCGATGATATCGGATACGATCTGACGGAGCTTGCGATTATCTTCAGCAGTACGTTCCTTCGCTTTCTTGATGTATTTCATTATCACAGTTCCTCTCTACTGCACTAAAGTATTGTTGTTATTATTATAGAATATGGGGAGGACTACATGTCAAGAGCCTGATATAGGAACTTGAAACAAAATGTTGAGTATACTCCATGTTTTCTGTATAATGGAGGCAGGGGGTGATCTGTATGAAGATCGGTGAAGTATCCCGCCGCTATGGGATCTCGAAAGACAATCTGTATTATTATATCAATTTCGGATTGCTGGTTCCGCCGCGGTCGGGGAGTCAGTATGACTTTGATCCGGGAACGTTGGAAGATCTGGAAATGATCCAGAGCCTGAAGGATATGGAATACTCCTTGAAAGAGATTCATCGTATTCTGTCTCTCCACCGGATCTCCGGTCTGGATAATCCACAGGATCGGGGCGAGTTGCTGTCCATATATCAGAAAAAGCACACCGAATGCGTGGAGAAGATCCGCCATTACGAGAAGGTTATGCGAGATCTGGATGCGAAGATCCAGAACCTTGCCAGTAAAGAAGGCCGCCCGGTTCAACGCACCGGATTGCCTTTGTCCATGCTGGGTTTGCTTTGTTGTCCCTGCTGCGGCAAATTGCTCGAGATCCACGATGTACAGATGGACATGTCTTTTATCTTTGAGGGGGAGTTGTCCTGCGATTGTGGATACGCTGCCAGCATCGAAGATGGGATTGTCGTGACACCGAATGGATATCGAGGCGAGCAGGATATTCCGGATGTGGAGCGAAAGGTGTACCGTGACCTGCCGGACTCTCTGATCTCCCTGTTTCAACGTGCCTACAACTTCATGAAAGAAGGGCTTGCGCATATTGATCTTGCCGGCAAGGTCGTGATGGAGACCTATGTCAACGCCTGGTTCTTTCTGCATAATCACCATCAGTATATGAGTCCCCGGGGTTTCTATATCGTCGTGGACAAGTTTCCGGAG contains:
- a CDS encoding APC family permease, producing MNKENGDHLVLKRSFGMREAVTITVGTVIGVGLFTTGAQIVGLMGSAVVLATFIAMLISVYPARLYGEMGAALPYAGGTYKYAHLGLGKAAGMLAGWNFIASLIAVTSGEALAFAFYFKTLFRAFGVELPISDVLLAMIPIVIFIITNVRGTEMTGKLQNGFMFFFWGVAIIWFIAMIPNIQLPSYVVLPENMQNMSAWGFIGCVAMIWWCFAGFETCCAMGEEIRYPQINIPRALALSPFIVFAVNALFQWFLVGITPVANVADLASADAPFADAMQAAGILGLPMALLALGISLGGDFSTLNASIAVPPRYLYAMAREGAMPKFFAKLHPKYQTPYVSILFLGILSLILVAYPINFVASVSLFADLFYYIIGIAAALGLRKRHPELDRPYKAPLIEIGVPVSILIYFIMLTQLDRYAIVTGVIWCVVGLVVFYICQKVYGPGEGEKLDDYIMQAETPSAEEGARMDREYKLWKRIVAAACVIAVLLYAVPLIG
- the hisD gene encoding histidinol dehydrogenase codes for the protein MKYIKKAKERTAEDNRKLRQIVSDIIDNVCENGDAALHEYSRRFDDSDRETFRVSHEEIEAAYARMTEQEIADLKEAKANIEAFANAQKEALSPIKDFCPTPGIHLGHRIIPVSSCCCYVPGGSYPLFSTALMLITPAKVAGVNRVCATAPVVHGTASIHYKTLVAMDLAGADEIYTVGGAQAIAAFSYGTEEIKPVDMIVGPGNQFVAEAKRQCYGQIGIDFIAGPSEVLVIADECASPEVLAADLLAQCEHDPNAKGFLLTTSEELAKSTIAAVEAELETLETAGIARQSWDDYGEVLVLDDLAEAVTIANDLAPEHLEVNVAEPEKILEDLVNYGSLFLGGNTAEVFGDYASGTNHTLPTVRAARYTGGVWAGTFLKVCTSQWMTPEASRGIAPLVNRMAKGEGLMGHALAAEKRM
- a CDS encoding MerR family transcriptional regulator, with the protein product MKIGEVSRRYGISKDNLYYYINFGLLVPPRSGSQYDFDPGTLEDLEMIQSLKDMEYSLKEIHRILSLHRISGLDNPQDRGELLSIYQKKHTECVEKIRHYEKVMRDLDAKIQNLASKEGRPVQRTGLPLSMLGLLCCPCCGKLLEIHDVQMDMSFIFEGELSCDCGYAASIEDGIVVTPNGYRGEQDIPDVERKVYRDLPDSLISLFQRAYNFMKEGLAHIDLAGKVVMETYVNAWFFLHNHHQYMSPRGFYIVVDKFPETLRMFKDLLEREGCDLPILYLADSSKDYPLRKGCVDLNLDFFAINEHQFYADDFLMHHLAPYMAPGGCCIGTYFWFENGRKSMKQLAAEYPESSPRNFSLPFFLEQMKASGFNITRRQDCGYTTSSGNNIGFSFHCEGEKMHLESYLAEVEATQASAR
- a CDS encoding pyridoxal phosphate-dependent aminotransferase — protein: MSEYVMAAENGRVIPKEDTIFGISRRANAMIDEVGADKVINATIGALLDDEGELAVLSSVDEAFTGLEPVEYAQYAPIGGTPKYRSAVIKAAFGRNFVPRTQVRAVATPGGTGALHCVVANYSCPGDKILTTDWFWGPYKTVAAEMSRGLDTFALYNEQRTFNLEAFRDKVQSLLKVQDRLVIILNTPAQNPTGYSLTDSDWHGVVSILADQDPSKRIALVVDTAYIDFAGDEEEYRSFLPILEELPANVLPIIAFSLSKTFTMYGLRCGALICLAPYEEIADEFVRVCEFSARGAWSNAPKAGQSLVANIFDDPALLARVTEERAEIRKLLLDRAHALEEAAAEAGMDMLPYDGGFFVAIPCSDPAAASAELEKDGIFLVPLAKGLRVSVASISEEKCRKVPAKVVEVFQKLGL